The following proteins are encoded in a genomic region of Variovorax paradoxus:
- a CDS encoding branched-chain amino acid ABC transporter permease: MSTVALPRTLPAWIWPLAVLGAAYGVVPFVASEYVFDALLIPFLALSLAAVGLNLLTGYAGQLSLGTAAFMAVGAFAAYNFNLRVDGLPLLASIGLAGLAATGVGLVFGLPSLRLRGFYLAVSTLAAQFFVQWALTKFSWFSNDNASGVIDAPALEVAGIVFDTPAGRYIFSLTVVTVLTLLAWRLVHTQTGHHFIAVRDNELAARVVGVPVLRTKLLAFAVSSFIVGVAGVLWGFVYLRTVEPAGFNLDRSFQILFIVIIGGLATIRGAFFGAALIVVFPLLLSRVGSFFFGGWFDSGVLDMSQRIVLGALIIFFLAVEPRGLVALWDRARERLLPA; encoded by the coding sequence ATGAGCACCGTCGCGTTGCCCCGGACGCTGCCCGCGTGGATCTGGCCCCTCGCCGTGCTGGGCGCCGCCTACGGCGTCGTGCCGTTCGTCGCGTCCGAGTATGTGTTCGATGCGCTGCTGATCCCGTTCCTCGCGTTGTCGCTTGCGGCGGTAGGCCTCAACCTGCTGACCGGCTACGCGGGCCAGCTGTCGCTCGGCACCGCGGCTTTCATGGCGGTCGGCGCCTTCGCGGCCTACAACTTCAACCTGCGCGTGGACGGCCTGCCGCTGCTCGCGAGCATCGGCCTCGCGGGCCTGGCCGCCACGGGGGTCGGCCTGGTGTTCGGCCTGCCCAGTCTGCGGCTGCGCGGCTTCTACCTTGCCGTGTCGACGCTCGCGGCCCAGTTCTTCGTGCAATGGGCACTGACCAAGTTCAGCTGGTTCAGCAACGACAACGCCTCGGGCGTCATCGACGCGCCCGCGCTCGAAGTGGCGGGCATCGTGTTCGACACGCCGGCGGGCCGCTACATCTTCTCGTTGACCGTGGTGACCGTGCTCACGCTGCTCGCGTGGCGCCTCGTGCACACGCAAACGGGCCATCACTTCATCGCCGTGCGCGACAACGAACTGGCCGCGCGCGTCGTCGGGGTGCCGGTGCTGCGCACCAAGCTGCTGGCGTTCGCGGTGTCGTCGTTCATCGTCGGCGTGGCGGGCGTGCTGTGGGGCTTCGTGTACCTGCGCACGGTGGAGCCAGCGGGCTTCAACCTCGACCGATCGTTCCAGATCCTCTTCATCGTGATCATCGGCGGGCTCGCGACCATTCGCGGGGCTTTCTTCGGTGCTGCACTGATCGTGGTGTTTCCGCTGCTGCTCTCGCGCGTTGGCAGCTTCTTCTTCGGTGGCTGGTTCGATTCGGGCGTGCTCGACATGAGCCAGCGCATCGTGCTGGGCGCACTGATCATTTTCTTTCTCGCCGTGGAGCCGCGGGGGCTCGTTGCCCTCTGGGACCGCGCGCGCGAGCGGCTCCTGCCGGCCTGA